The following are encoded in a window of Rubellicoccus peritrichatus genomic DNA:
- the trpA gene encoding tryptophan synthase subunit alpha: MSTTNRIEKAFANGKEAGTSLFVTYLCAGDPNFDTSLKACKAAIEAGTDILELGVPFSDPLADGLTNQLAAQRALESGMTHEGVLNLVREIRKFSDVPIVFYTYYNLVFAHGEKAYAKMIKDAGVDGILTLDLPPEEAGTFSQACAEVDLKTVFIIAPTTPKSRMELISKATTGFLYYVSRTGVTGERASLADDLKERIEEIRSTSNSPLVVGFGISKPEHVSAVAEVADGVVVGSSIVNCLAANLDNHEAGVTALRDKITTLRSGLARS; the protein is encoded by the coding sequence ATGAGCACAACCAATCGCATTGAAAAAGCCTTTGCCAACGGAAAAGAAGCGGGAACATCACTTTTCGTAACCTACCTTTGTGCAGGCGATCCGAATTTTGACACTTCGCTGAAGGCTTGTAAGGCGGCTATTGAAGCAGGGACGGATATCCTTGAGCTTGGTGTGCCCTTTTCTGATCCATTGGCAGATGGGTTGACCAATCAGTTGGCCGCCCAACGCGCTTTGGAATCGGGAATGACCCATGAAGGAGTCCTGAATTTGGTTCGTGAAATCAGAAAGTTCAGCGATGTGCCTATTGTTTTTTACACATACTATAATCTGGTCTTTGCGCATGGTGAAAAAGCGTACGCCAAGATGATTAAGGATGCTGGTGTGGATGGAATCTTGACCCTGGATTTACCTCCGGAGGAAGCAGGCACTTTTTCTCAGGCTTGCGCGGAAGTGGATTTAAAAACGGTGTTCATCATCGCGCCGACAACTCCGAAATCGCGCATGGAGCTTATCAGCAAAGCGACTACTGGTTTCCTTTACTACGTTTCCCGAACAGGTGTCACGGGAGAGCGTGCATCTCTGGCGGATGACCTGAAAGAAAGAATCGAAGAGATCCGTAGTACATCGAATTCGCCCTTGGTTGTGGGCTTTGGGATATCCAAGCCCGAGCATGTCAGTGCGGTTGCTGAAGTTGCCGATGGTGTTGTCGTCGGCAGTAGTATTGTTAACTGCCTCGCAGCTAATTTGGATAATCACGAAGCAGGGGTTACTGCCTTGCGTGACAAGATTACGACTCTTCGCAGTGGGCTTGCTCGCTCTTAG
- a CDS encoding SDR family oxidoreductase codes for MTGKILIYGAAGGIGEATARLLNEDGYCLHLVGRNEDKLSDLADELDADYTVGDVTDCDLFKQVASDVGDSLQGLVYAAGTINLGGLARLGEADFLNDFRVNAMGAALAVKSVLPALKKSSNPASVVLFSSVAALQGFTFHSSISMAKGAVNGLTLSLAAELAPKIRVNAIAPSLTDTPLAAGILSNEKIAAGIAGLHALPRVGSAEEVAKLATFLLSPNSDWITGQIISVDGGRSTLRTKG; via the coding sequence ATGACTGGTAAAATTCTTATCTACGGTGCTGCCGGAGGTATCGGTGAAGCGACGGCACGTCTTCTGAATGAAGATGGCTATTGTCTTCATCTGGTTGGGCGTAATGAAGATAAATTATCTGATTTGGCCGATGAGCTCGATGCCGATTACACGGTTGGAGATGTTACTGATTGTGATTTATTTAAACAGGTTGCCAGTGATGTTGGGGATTCTTTGCAGGGACTTGTTTATGCTGCCGGAACAATCAACTTGGGCGGGTTAGCTCGATTGGGTGAAGCAGACTTCCTTAATGATTTCCGTGTGAATGCAATGGGGGCTGCTTTAGCGGTGAAGTCGGTGTTGCCTGCTTTGAAAAAAAGTTCAAATCCTGCGTCTGTGGTTTTATTTTCGAGTGTGGCTGCGCTTCAGGGGTTTACGTTTCACAGCTCGATCAGCATGGCCAAAGGAGCTGTGAATGGGCTGACGCTTTCACTTGCTGCGGAGCTGGCACCAAAGATTCGGGTCAATGCAATCGCTCCTTCGCTTACAGATACTCCATTGGCTGCAGGCATTCTATCGAATGAAAAAATTGCTGCGGGGATAGCAGGTCTTCATGCCCTGCCGCGTGTTGGTAGTGCCGAGGAGGTCGCAAAGCTGGCGACCTTCTTGTTGTCACCAAACAGCGATTGGATAACGGGTCAGATAATCAGCGTGGATGGCGGTCGCTCTACTTTGCGGACCAAAGGGTAA
- a CDS encoding sulfate adenylyltransferase subunit 1 has protein sequence MKEDRGYLDMDLLRFTTAGSVDDGKSTLIGRLLYDSKNIFEDQLEAVENTSKQRGDEHVNLALLTDGLRAEREQGITIDVAYRYFATPKRKFIIADTPGHIQYTRNMVTGASTANLAIILVDARKGVIEQTCRHAFIASLLRIQHLVVCVNKMDLVDWSEDTYNSIVDDFKDFASRLESVVEVTFIPISALKGDNVVDKSTNMDWYGGPTLLYHLETVYIGSDSNHIDPRFPVQWVIRPHSDEWHDFRGYGGRIAGGVFKPGDDVTVLPSGFNAKIKAIHTMNGEVEEAFNPMSVAITLDREIDLSRGDMIAKPNNQPESGQDINAMVCWFSEKQKLAGRGKYVLRHTTKEVKAIVREVRYKININTLHKIEDDLELSLNDIGRISLRTSAPLHYDSYRKNRQTGSFVLIDEFTNETVAAGMII, from the coding sequence ATGAAAGAAGATAGAGGCTACCTGGACATGGACTTGCTCCGCTTTACAACGGCGGGCAGTGTCGACGATGGCAAGAGCACCCTCATTGGGCGTTTGCTTTACGATAGCAAAAACATTTTCGAAGACCAACTTGAAGCAGTTGAGAATACATCAAAGCAACGTGGCGATGAGCATGTTAACCTCGCGCTCTTGACGGATGGTTTACGGGCCGAGCGTGAGCAGGGCATAACGATTGATGTGGCCTATCGCTATTTCGCGACCCCGAAGCGCAAGTTTATCATCGCAGATACACCAGGTCATATTCAGTACACCCGGAACATGGTGACCGGGGCATCCACTGCGAATCTCGCAATCATCCTGGTTGATGCGCGCAAAGGTGTTATTGAGCAAACTTGCCGCCATGCTTTCATTGCGTCTCTATTGCGTATTCAGCATCTTGTGGTCTGCGTGAACAAGATGGACCTCGTTGACTGGAGCGAAGATACATACAATAGCATCGTTGATGACTTTAAGGACTTCGCATCTCGCCTTGAGAGTGTGGTGGAGGTGACATTCATTCCGATCAGTGCCCTGAAGGGAGACAATGTCGTGGATAAGTCGACCAATATGGATTGGTATGGTGGACCTACTTTGCTCTATCATCTTGAAACGGTTTATATCGGTTCAGACTCTAATCATATTGATCCGCGTTTTCCGGTTCAGTGGGTTATCCGCCCGCACAGTGATGAGTGGCATGACTTTCGTGGCTATGGTGGTCGTATTGCGGGTGGTGTATTCAAGCCCGGCGATGATGTCACTGTTCTGCCTTCCGGTTTCAACGCCAAGATCAAGGCCATTCATACAATGAATGGCGAGGTCGAAGAAGCGTTTAACCCAATGTCTGTCGCCATCACACTTGACCGTGAGATTGATCTCAGTCGCGGTGATATGATTGCCAAACCAAACAATCAACCGGAGTCCGGTCAGGACATCAATGCGATGGTATGCTGGTTTTCTGAAAAACAGAAGTTGGCTGGCCGCGGTAAATATGTCCTGCGCCACACGACCAAGGAAGTGAAGGCCATTGTCAGGGAAGTACGTTACAAGATTAATATTAACACTTTGCATAAGATCGAAGACGATCTGGAGCTTTCCCTCAATGACATTGGCCGGATCAGCCTACGCACATCTGCTCCTTTGCACTATGACAGTTATCGTAAGAATCGTCAGACTGGCAGCTTTGTCCTGATTGACGAGTTCACCAACGAGACTGTTGCCGCGGGCATGATTATTTGA
- a CDS encoding cryptochrome/photolyase family protein, which yields MASKTLRFVLGDQLSRSLSSLRGLDLEHDVVVMVEVHDEATYVKHHKQKIVLVLSAMRHFADSLRSEGITVDYIKLDDTGNTGSFGDELGRAILRHKAARVVVTEPGEWRVRNMMRGWAERFGLPVEILEDDRFLASHAEFENWAEGRKNLRMEFFYREMRRKNAWLMDGDKPEGGQWNYDTENRKSIPRSVRIPERRGFGQDAVTREVMIQVEKHYSDHFGDLDSFAWAVTREEALEALDYFVSNLLPSFGDYQDAMKTDEDFIFHSILSPYINIGLLEPREVCEAALDAYKNGLAPIAAVEGFVRQILGWREYVRGIYWLKMPDYAKSNFLEASRPLPDFYWTGETDMNCLQQTIEATHRNAYAHHIQRLMITGNFALLAGVVPSAVEEWYLIVYADAFEWVELPNTHGMVLHADGGFLGSKPYAASGSYINRMSDYCKNCAFDPKIKLGPKACPFNYLYWNFLIRNKERLQSNPRMGMPYRTLGRMDEEKLKQIVQDSEAFLEGLKH from the coding sequence ATGGCATCCAAGACGTTACGTTTTGTTCTAGGTGACCAGTTGAGCCGTTCGCTTAGTTCTCTGCGTGGTTTGGATCTCGAGCATGATGTTGTCGTGATGGTCGAAGTTCATGATGAGGCCACCTACGTCAAACATCACAAGCAAAAGATTGTGTTAGTGCTTTCCGCCATGCGTCATTTTGCAGATTCACTCAGGAGCGAAGGAATTACCGTAGATTACATAAAACTTGATGACACAGGCAATACGGGTTCCTTTGGTGATGAGCTTGGGCGTGCTATTCTTCGACATAAAGCAGCCCGTGTGGTTGTCACTGAGCCTGGTGAATGGCGTGTCCGGAATATGATGCGCGGTTGGGCAGAGCGCTTTGGATTACCAGTGGAGATCCTTGAGGACGATCGCTTCCTGGCATCGCATGCAGAATTTGAGAACTGGGCAGAAGGCCGCAAAAATCTGCGCATGGAATTTTTCTATCGGGAAATGCGTCGTAAGAACGCCTGGTTGATGGATGGTGATAAACCAGAAGGAGGTCAGTGGAATTACGATACGGAAAACCGTAAATCGATTCCCAGGTCAGTTCGTATTCCAGAGCGACGTGGCTTTGGTCAGGATGCTGTCACAAGGGAAGTTATGATACAGGTTGAGAAACACTATTCAGATCATTTTGGGGATTTGGATTCTTTTGCCTGGGCGGTAACTCGAGAAGAAGCGCTCGAAGCACTTGATTATTTTGTATCAAACTTGCTGCCTTCATTTGGAGACTATCAGGATGCGATGAAGACCGATGAAGATTTTATCTTTCATTCTATTCTGTCGCCTTACATCAACATTGGTTTACTCGAGCCTCGAGAGGTTTGTGAAGCTGCTTTGGATGCCTATAAAAATGGCTTGGCGCCGATTGCTGCAGTCGAAGGGTTTGTTCGTCAAATCCTTGGGTGGCGTGAGTATGTCCGCGGTATTTACTGGTTGAAAATGCCAGACTACGCCAAATCAAATTTTTTGGAAGCAAGTCGCCCGTTACCCGATTTCTACTGGACTGGTGAGACCGATATGAATTGCTTACAGCAGACAATAGAGGCAACACACCGTAATGCTTACGCGCATCATATTCAGCGGTTAATGATCACGGGGAATTTTGCATTGCTTGCCGGAGTGGTACCAAGTGCGGTTGAAGAATGGTACCTTATTGTTTATGCAGATGCATTTGAATGGGTCGAGCTTCCAAATACACACGGTATGGTGCTTCACGCCGATGGTGGCTTTCTTGGATCAAAGCCCTACGCTGCTTCAGGCTCATACATCAATCGTATGTCAGACTATTGTAAGAACTGTGCCTTTGATCCAAAGATAAAACTTGGCCCAAAGGCTTGCCCTTTCAATTATCTTTACTGGAACTTTCTAATCAGGAACAAGGAACGACTGCAATCGAATCCACGTATGGGTATGCCTTACCGAACACTTGGGCGCATGGATGAAGAAAAGCTGAAGCAGATTGTGCAGGATTCTGAAGCATTTCTTGAAGGCTTAAAGCATTGA
- the cysC gene encoding adenylyl-sulfate kinase yields MASADNIYPEFKRMLPRSSREEQLGQRGHVFWLYGLSGSGKSTLAIALERQLHQQGLHCQLLDGDNIRSGLNADLGFSDEDRKENIRRIAEVAKLFAHAGVVTLTAFICPKKELRSMAREIIGKDDFTDVYVKASYETCQARDPKGLYQKVNAGQVKHFTGKDSGFEEPASPDVLIDTETLSLEASINQLLPLVLTKVKES; encoded by the coding sequence ATGGCTTCCGCAGACAACATATATCCTGAATTCAAGCGCATGCTGCCACGTTCCTCTCGAGAGGAGCAACTTGGTCAGCGTGGGCATGTGTTTTGGCTCTATGGTTTATCAGGCTCTGGTAAAAGCACGCTGGCAATTGCTTTGGAGCGTCAATTGCATCAGCAGGGGCTGCACTGTCAGCTTCTTGATGGAGACAACATTCGCAGTGGTTTGAACGCTGACCTCGGTTTCTCGGATGAAGACCGAAAAGAGAACATCCGCCGGATAGCCGAAGTTGCAAAGCTCTTCGCTCACGCCGGTGTTGTCACGTTAACCGCTTTTATTTGCCCCAAAAAGGAATTGCGTTCCATGGCTCGCGAAATCATCGGAAAAGATGATTTCACTGATGTTTACGTTAAGGCCAGTTACGAGACATGCCAGGCACGTGACCCCAAGGGGCTTTATCAAAAGGTTAACGCTGGCCAGGTGAAACATTTCACCGGTAAGGACTCCGGCTTTGAAGAACCAGCCTCTCCTGATGTTCTGATTGATACTGAAACATTGAGTCTTGAAGCATCTATAAACCAACTACTGCCTCTTGTTTTGACCAAAGTAAAAGAAAGCTGA
- a CDS encoding 3-deoxy-D-manno-octulosonic acid transferase: MIWFYRLLFLPVLLLSLPYYGWRMIKRGGYRHDFHHRFGLIDRPPPKRKGVTRIWIQAVSVGELKAIGPILEMLDHLGDIEIVLTTTTSTGYELARKAYASSLLKIGIFPIDFLPFSRSAWRRLDPDLAILMESEMWPEHLKQAAKRKVPVVLINGRLSDRSYRRYKKLPTVTRKLLRQVTRIMTATDQDRQRFEDLGALPENIICTGNLKFDVTIDPLLNPSERDGLIEEMNLASNIKETRSPLRPPLIILGSSTWPGEEAMLLSFLEEALHAGINCRLLLVPRHAERRGEIKSLLEKQDRHWHLRSTNSKPTKAVRIYVGDTTGELAYLSQIADIAFVGKSLPPNEGGQTPIEAAALSIPIVYGPNMGNFRQICTSLENSGAALRAENESDAKRLLLSLLQNRKKREKMASAAREWHKKNRGATVRTVTELQHFLH; this comes from the coding sequence ATGATTTGGTTCTATCGACTGCTTTTCTTGCCCGTGCTGCTACTCAGCCTGCCATACTACGGCTGGCGTATGATCAAACGCGGGGGCTACAGGCATGACTTCCATCACCGTTTTGGGCTGATTGATCGACCTCCACCAAAGAGAAAAGGAGTGACCCGCATCTGGATTCAGGCAGTCAGCGTCGGAGAATTGAAGGCGATTGGCCCTATATTGGAGATGCTGGATCACCTTGGCGATATTGAGATTGTCCTGACAACCACCACGAGCACGGGTTATGAGCTGGCGAGGAAGGCCTATGCAAGCTCCCTCCTGAAGATCGGCATCTTCCCGATCGACTTCCTGCCATTCAGCCGGAGTGCGTGGAGGCGACTTGATCCGGATCTCGCAATCTTGATGGAGAGTGAGATGTGGCCGGAACATCTGAAGCAGGCAGCAAAGCGGAAAGTGCCCGTTGTCCTGATTAATGGTCGCCTTTCAGACCGATCATATCGGCGTTATAAGAAACTTCCCACTGTAACCAGAAAATTACTGCGGCAAGTCACACGCATTATGACGGCAACCGACCAGGATCGACAGCGTTTTGAGGATTTGGGAGCTCTGCCGGAAAATATCATTTGCACAGGAAACCTTAAATTTGACGTCACCATCGATCCCCTCCTAAACCCTAGCGAACGTGATGGGTTGATAGAGGAAATGAACCTGGCGAGCAATATCAAGGAAACGCGTTCCCCGCTTCGGCCACCACTTATCATACTGGGATCATCGACCTGGCCTGGGGAAGAAGCCATGCTTCTATCATTTCTGGAAGAAGCATTGCATGCAGGTATCAACTGCCGGCTCTTACTAGTCCCCAGGCATGCCGAAAGGCGCGGCGAGATCAAAAGCCTGCTGGAGAAGCAGGATCGCCATTGGCATTTACGATCCACCAACAGCAAGCCGACCAAAGCGGTACGCATTTATGTCGGAGACACCACTGGCGAATTGGCTTACCTAAGCCAGATCGCAGATATTGCCTTTGTTGGCAAAAGCCTTCCGCCCAATGAAGGTGGTCAAACGCCAATCGAGGCTGCGGCACTTTCAATTCCAATAGTGTATGGCCCCAATATGGGGAATTTCCGTCAGATTTGCACCTCTCTTGAGAATTCTGGTGCTGCCTTGCGTGCGGAGAATGAGTCTGATGCCAAACGGCTGCTCCTCAGCTTACTCCAAAATCGAAAAAAACGTGAAAAGATGGCCAGTGCAGCTCGAGAATGGCATAAGAAAAATAGAGGTGCAACAGTCCGAACAGTGACAGAGCTTCAGCATTTTCTTCATTAA
- the cysD gene encoding sulfate adenylyltransferase subunit CysD: MHHAYQINHLRQLESESIFVLREFAAQFEKPVLLFSGGKDSIVMAWLARKAFWPAKMPFPLMHVDTGHNFEETMTYRDEFVAKIEARLVVASVQESIDKGRVIEEKGPKASRNGLQTVTLLDAVEEHGFDAALGGGRRDEEKARAKERFFSHRDEFGQWDPKNQRPELWNIFNGRKLPGEHFRVFPLSNWTEMDIWQYIKQEEIPLPSLYFADEREVFDRDGTILAKTDFISLLPEEEPTLRKEVVRFRTIGDATCTGAVQSTASSLDDIIEEVAAARQTERGGRADDKRSETAMEDRKKQGYF; this comes from the coding sequence ATGCACCACGCATATCAGATCAACCACCTCCGACAGTTAGAGTCGGAGTCTATCTTTGTGCTGCGGGAGTTCGCGGCACAGTTCGAAAAACCAGTCCTGCTTTTTTCCGGAGGTAAGGATTCAATTGTCATGGCTTGGTTGGCACGCAAGGCGTTCTGGCCTGCCAAGATGCCTTTCCCGCTGATGCATGTCGATACTGGCCATAACTTTGAAGAGACCATGACATATCGCGACGAATTTGTCGCAAAGATCGAAGCTCGATTAGTTGTCGCTTCTGTTCAGGAGTCGATCGACAAAGGCCGGGTCATCGAAGAAAAGGGACCAAAGGCAAGTCGCAACGGACTTCAAACGGTTACGCTGCTGGATGCTGTTGAAGAACATGGTTTTGATGCTGCCCTTGGTGGCGGACGTCGTGACGAAGAAAAGGCCCGAGCCAAAGAGCGTTTTTTCTCGCACCGCGATGAGTTTGGCCAATGGGATCCGAAGAATCAGCGGCCAGAACTGTGGAACATTTTCAATGGCCGCAAACTCCCTGGTGAGCACTTCCGTGTTTTTCCTCTGTCTAACTGGACGGAGATGGACATCTGGCAATACATAAAACAGGAAGAAATACCGCTGCCCAGTTTGTACTTTGCAGATGAACGTGAAGTCTTTGATCGCGATGGTACGATTCTGGCCAAGACGGATTTCATTTCGCTTCTCCCTGAAGAAGAGCCTACCTTGCGCAAGGAAGTCGTTCGTTTCCGCACGATCGGTGATGCCACCTGCACCGGTGCAGTGCAGTCTACGGCATCAAGCCTTGATGATATTATTGAGGAGGTTGCTGCGGCGCGTCAGACTGAACGTGGAGGTCGTGCCGATGATAAGCGCTCCGAGACCGCAATGGAAGACCGTAAGAAGCAAGGGTACTTTTAA
- a CDS encoding dihydrofolate reductase — translation MDKPIHQIVAVAKNGVIGQDRKLPWRIPAEWDYFVNTTAGGVMVMGRICAEEFGVGLSGRDMIAVTSQKDLAMPGFRMTGSIEEAIELGNASSFPGPIWICGGVGVYRATMPIANRLYISLIHQEFEGDTFFPEDWRTHFPIEVSRVDVEDAGVSFSKCIFERC, via the coding sequence ATGGATAAGCCTATACATCAGATTGTCGCTGTCGCTAAAAACGGAGTTATTGGGCAGGACCGAAAGCTGCCCTGGCGTATTCCTGCAGAATGGGATTACTTTGTTAATACAACAGCCGGTGGTGTTATGGTCATGGGAAGAATTTGTGCTGAAGAATTTGGTGTGGGCTTATCCGGTCGCGATATGATTGCGGTTACGAGTCAGAAAGATCTGGCAATGCCAGGCTTCAGGATGACAGGTTCGATTGAAGAAGCCATTGAGTTGGGAAACGCTTCGTCTTTTCCCGGTCCAATTTGGATTTGTGGAGGAGTCGGGGTTTATAGGGCAACGATGCCCATCGCGAATCGACTCTATATTTCCTTAATACATCAGGAATTTGAGGGAGATACTTTCTTCCCAGAAGATTGGAGGACGCATTTCCCGATCGAAGTATCGCGTGTCGACGTTGAAGATGCCGGGGTCAGTTTCAGTAAGTGCATTTTTGAGCGCTGCTGA
- a CDS encoding M16 family metallopeptidase: MRLSCFLSLLFLVPAVIQAQFAHESSDLPADDTVVWGVLDNGVRYAVMPNNEPPDRVSLRLFVDAGSLMETDAQAGLAHFLEHMAFNGSENYPPGELVEYLQRLGMGFGAHTNAHTGFDETVYKLELPKNDESMLREGLQVMRDYAGGLLLLQSEIDRERGVILSEKRSRDSAHYRTIEAWFDFLFPYSLVSQRLPIGEVDVIENAPRSEFVAFYNDWYTTDRMAVVATGAVEPEAMVELIKSYFTDLPTNPVPKADPDLGTIPERGVIAKLHSEPESPATTISIMAMSQYKDRPDNRANRIEDLEAAIANRIVSRRLDILSKEENAPFSEGSAASFDFLKYVDVAEVELTTTPENWEKALSVGEQQLRKALQYGFTDAELAEAKANLLQGYQQAVREAPTRRSVGLSSSLVSSISDERVFTSPEEDLKIAEEAMGKLTTKQVLKAFRESWSANDRILFVSGNLELENADAKIAEAFAKSATVEVTPPEAQETAPFGYTDFGSAGKVAKESFAEDLGIHQVEFENGLHFNFKQTDYEAGQVVVTVRFGGGDLAMPKDLDGIAMFAGATFIQGGLEKHSFDEIQRITAGRVVGVSFSVGSESFYLAGGTNADDLELQLQLLAAYLTAPGYRPEAARLAKKEFEQMYIQLDHTAEGVYRDKVRRFLAGGSYRFGFPAQDILMSRTLDEVKAWLEEPLNKSYLEISIVGDVTYDQAKKYVASTFGALGKRAAEPKAYPEARASVKFPAGPIEKTWSYETQIPRAIAAVFWPTADFWDIDRTRTLNLLAAIFRDRLRKEVREKLGEGYSPYAVSSPSETYDDYGYLMALNFSDPEKASDVGKIIGGIGEKLAAGNISSDELERSVKPMMNQVEVLRRDNSYWLNRVLSGLSIHEEQFDYARSLPTAYAEITLETLNNYAKEYIGSGKQVTVVVLPESTEVEAPETSM; the protein is encoded by the coding sequence ATGCGATTATCTTGTTTTTTATCGTTACTTTTCCTGGTCCCGGCTGTGATTCAGGCTCAATTCGCACATGAATCCAGCGACTTACCAGCAGACGACACTGTGGTTTGGGGAGTTCTGGATAATGGAGTCCGTTATGCGGTGATGCCAAACAATGAGCCTCCCGACCGTGTCAGCCTCCGACTTTTCGTGGATGCTGGTTCGCTCATGGAGACGGATGCGCAGGCTGGCCTGGCGCATTTTCTGGAACACATGGCTTTTAATGGCAGTGAGAATTATCCGCCGGGAGAGCTGGTCGAGTACCTGCAACGCCTGGGAATGGGCTTTGGCGCCCATACTAATGCGCATACAGGCTTCGATGAGACGGTTTACAAGCTGGAGCTGCCGAAAAACGACGAAAGCATGCTGCGCGAGGGCCTGCAGGTTATGCGCGATTATGCCGGTGGCTTGCTTTTGCTTCAAAGTGAAATTGATCGCGAGCGCGGTGTTATCCTCTCTGAAAAAAGATCTCGGGATTCTGCACACTACCGCACCATTGAGGCATGGTTTGATTTTCTTTTTCCTTATTCACTCGTTTCGCAAAGGTTACCCATTGGGGAAGTGGACGTGATCGAGAATGCCCCACGTTCTGAGTTTGTGGCATTTTACAACGACTGGTATACGACCGACCGCATGGCGGTTGTCGCCACTGGTGCAGTAGAGCCGGAAGCCATGGTTGAATTGATCAAAAGCTATTTCACTGATCTTCCGACCAATCCTGTGCCCAAAGCCGACCCTGACCTGGGGACGATTCCTGAGCGTGGAGTCATCGCCAAACTGCACAGTGAGCCGGAATCACCGGCCACGACTATTTCCATCATGGCCATGTCCCAATACAAGGATCGTCCGGATAACCGCGCCAACCGGATCGAAGATCTTGAGGCCGCGATCGCCAATCGTATTGTCAGCCGTCGTCTTGATATTTTGAGCAAGGAGGAAAACGCGCCTTTTTCCGAAGGCTCTGCCGCCTCGTTTGATTTCCTCAAGTATGTGGATGTTGCCGAGGTGGAGCTGACAACCACTCCGGAAAACTGGGAGAAAGCGCTTTCGGTTGGAGAACAGCAATTACGCAAAGCACTTCAGTATGGTTTCACGGATGCCGAACTGGCTGAAGCCAAAGCCAATCTGCTGCAAGGCTATCAACAGGCCGTTCGTGAAGCGCCGACGCGTCGTTCGGTTGGTTTATCTTCATCGCTGGTCTCATCTATCTCGGACGAGCGGGTGTTTACTTCGCCGGAAGAAGATTTGAAAATTGCCGAAGAGGCGATGGGTAAGCTCACCACAAAGCAAGTCCTCAAGGCTTTTCGTGAAAGCTGGTCCGCCAATGACCGCATTCTTTTTGTCAGCGGCAATCTTGAACTCGAAAATGCTGATGCTAAAATAGCCGAAGCATTTGCCAAGAGTGCAACCGTTGAAGTCACTCCTCCCGAAGCGCAGGAAACTGCTCCGTTTGGTTACACTGATTTTGGTTCGGCCGGTAAGGTTGCAAAAGAAAGCTTCGCGGAAGATCTCGGTATTCATCAGGTCGAGTTTGAAAATGGCCTCCACTTCAACTTCAAACAAACGGATTACGAAGCCGGTCAGGTCGTCGTTACCGTTCGCTTTGGAGGTGGTGATCTGGCCATGCCGAAGGATTTGGACGGAATTGCGATGTTCGCCGGGGCAACCTTCATTCAGGGTGGCTTGGAGAAACATAGTTTCGATGAGATTCAACGTATCACGGCCGGCCGTGTTGTCGGCGTATCCTTCAGTGTTGGTTCGGAGTCTTTTTATCTCGCTGGTGGAACAAATGCAGACGACCTGGAACTCCAGCTGCAGCTTCTGGCCGCATATTTGACGGCGCCGGGCTATCGCCCCGAGGCGGCCCGTCTCGCAAAGAAAGAGTTCGAGCAAATGTACATCCAGCTCGATCATACGGCTGAAGGTGTCTATCGCGATAAAGTTCGGCGCTTTCTTGCCGGAGGTAGTTATCGCTTTGGCTTTCCTGCACAGGATATTCTGATGAGTAGAACACTCGACGAAGTTAAAGCCTGGCTCGAAGAGCCTTTGAACAAAAGTTATCTGGAGATCAGCATTGTTGGAGATGTCACTTATGATCAGGCTAAAAAGTATGTCGCTTCGACATTTGGTGCTTTGGGAAAGAGAGCAGCAGAGCCAAAGGCTTATCCAGAAGCCCGTGCCAGTGTTAAATTTCCAGCAGGGCCAATCGAAAAGACATGGTCTTACGAAACACAAATCCCACGTGCCATTGCTGCTGTTTTCTGGCCGACTGCTGACTTCTGGGATATCGACCGGACGCGCACTCTCAATCTCCTTGCTGCTATCTTTCGTGATCGCTTGCGCAAGGAAGTTCGGGAAAAGCTCGGCGAAGGTTACAGCCCATACGCGGTCAGTAGTCCGAGCGAAACGTATGATGACTATGGATACCTCATGGCTCTGAATTTTTCTGATCCGGAAAAAGCCAGTGATGTCGGCAAAATCATTGGAGGCATTGGAGAGAAACTTGCCGCCGGTAATATCAGCAGTGACGAGTTGGAGCGCTCAGTCAAGCCGATGATGAATCAGGTCGAAGTCTTACGCCGTGATAACAGTTATTGGCTCAACCGTGTCCTGTCAGGACTGTCTATTCATGAGGAGCAGTTTGATTATGCGCGGAGTTTGCCTACAGCTTATGCAGAGATCACACTGGAAACGCTCAACAACTATGCCAAGGAATATATCGGCTCCGGCAAGCAGGTTACGGTTGTTGTCTTGCCGGAAAGTACAGAGGTGGAAGCACCTGAAACTTCCATGTGA